In Actinotignum schaalii, the sequence CCCGGTGCTACCGGGATGCGGGCGCCTACCTATCCTAGCCCGGCCAGCCAGGCGAGCGCGCCACCGCCCATGAGCCACGGCCCGAGCGGCACCGCATCAGCCAGGGTGAGCCGGGCGCTCAGCACCCGCACCGCGGCAAAGATACCCGCGCCCAGCACGCTGAGGAGTAGGGCGAGCCCGAGCTGCGGGCCCGTCCACCATCCCAGCACGATAAGCATTTTGACATCACCCCACCCGAGCTGGGCGAAGCGGTGCGCCACGTAGCCACCCAGGCCGGCCACGGCTCCGATAGCGAGATCCTCCCACTGCCCGCGCAGCGCTATCCCCGTGAGCGCGGCTCCCCCGGCCCCGGCCAGCAGCGGATCGGGAAGGAGCTGTAC encodes:
- a CDS encoding prepilin peptidase, with amino-acid sequence MTFFSRERILRGALSPPVAVVLLLGLSLCWAGLGWSRSVGAFSSSGNPVSDTGAAGGAGAFLGAGALLGTGALALLCEGVCGAFLALAAVVDARVQLLPDPLLAGAGGAALTGIALRGQWEDLAIGAVAGLGGYVAHRFAQLGWGDVKMLIVLGWWTGPQLGLALLLSVLGAGIFAAVRVLSARLTLADAVPLGPWLMGGGALAWLAGLG